The Archangium primigenium genomic interval GACGCCGCGCTGGCGCTCGGGATGATGCACGTCATCTTCCGCGACGGGCTGGGCGATGAGGACTACATGGCCCGCTACTGCGTGGGTCGGAACGAGCTGGCGGCGCGCGCCGCCGAGTACCCGCCCGAGCGGGTGGCGGCCATCTGCGGGATTCCAGCGGCATCGGTCGAGGCCCTCGCGGTTGAATACGCGACGAGCAAGCCCGCGGCCATCCGCCTGAATTTCGGGATGCAGCGCCACACGGGCGGAGGGATGGCGGCGCGCGCCATCACGTGCTTGCCCGCGGTGACCGGCGCCTGGCGCTCCGCCTCGGGGGGGGTCCAGCTATGGACCTTCGAAACCTTTCCGCTCAATCACGCCGCGTTGCAGCGTTTCGATCTGATCCCGCCCGGCACCCGCACGCTCAACATGGTCGAACTCGGGCGGATCCTCACGGAGGTCTCCGACCCACCCGTCAAGGCCCTGTTTGTCTATAATTCGAATCCCGCCAGCGTGGCTCCCGACCTGGAGCGCGTCAAGGCTGGGCTCCAGCGCGAGGATCTCTTCACGGTCGTTCACGAGCAGTTCCACACGGACACGGCCCACTTCGCGGATCTCCTCCTCCCGGCGACCACTCAGCTCGAGCACGTGGACATGCACGCCGGGTACGGTCACCTGTATGTCATGTGGAACGCGGCGGCGATCGCGCCACTCGGCGAGGCCGTCCCGAATACGGAACTCTTCAGAAAGCTCGCGGCGCACATGGGCTTCAGCGAGCCGTGCTTCCAGGACAGTGACGAATCCATGGCCCGGCAGGCGCTGCACGGTGAGCACCCATGGCTTTCGGGCATCTCACTCGAGCGCGTTCAAGCCGAGGGCTCGGTGCGCCTGAATGTGCCGACGCCGTTCGCCCCGTACGCCGAAGGAGGCTTCTCGACGCCCTCCGGCAAGTGCGAGTTCTTCTCCGCGAGGATGGCCCGCGACGGCCATGACCCGCTGCCGACATGGACTCCCCCACGGGAGAGCAGCGCTTCGAGCCCCGAGCTCTTCGCACGCTATCCGCTGGCGCTCATCTCACCGCCCGGTCATTACTTCTTGAACAGCACGTTCAGCAATGTGCTGACGCGCTTCGAGAAGGGCCCGCGGCTGGAGATCCATCCCACCGACGCGGCGGCGCGCGCGATCCTCAACGGCCAGAGGGTCCGTATCCGGAATGATCGCGGCGCGTTCCTGGCCGAGGCCTCCGTGACGGAGAGGGCGCGGCCGGGGGTGGTTGTCGCTCCGTCGCTCTGGTCAAGCGCGCTCACCCCTGATGGGCGGAACGTGAATCACACGACTTCGCAGGCGGTGACCGACATGGGCGGCGGGGCGACGTTCTACGACAACCTCGTGGAGGTCGAGGCCGTGGGCTGAGCGGGAACGCCGTGGGGCGGCCCTCGCGCTGGCTCAGATCTGGGCGACGCCGCCATCGACGAACAGCTCGACGCCGTTGACGTAGCTGCTGTCGTCCGAGGCGAGGAACACGGCGACCTTGGCCATCTCGTCGGGGTCCGCCATCCGGCCCATGGGGATCATGTTGGCGAACTGCTCGTAGACCTCCTTCGCGTGCGCCTCGCCCCCGGCGAGCGTGTGCAGGGTATGCATTCCCGGCGTCCGGGTGGCGCCCGGGCTGAGGACGTTGACGCGGATGGGGCGGCCCTTCAGGTCGAGGATCCAGTTGCGGGCGAAGCTGCGCACGGCCGCCTTGGTCGCGCTGTAGACGCTGAACGCCGGCGTGGCCATGACGCTCGTCGTCGAGCCGTTGATGATGATGGAGGCCCCCTCCCGCAGCAGCGGCAGTGCCTTCTGGACCGTGAACAGCACGCCCTTGACGTTGGTGTTGAAGGTGTCGTCGAAGTGCTTCTCCGTGATGGTGCCCAGGGCGGCGAACTCCCCCGTGCCCGCGTTGGCGAAGACGATGTCCAGGGCGTCCGCCTTCTGCTTCACCACCTCGTAGAGCCGGTCGATGTCGGCCAGCTTGGACATGTCGCCCTGGACGCCCGTGGCCTGGGGACCGATCGCCTTCACCGCGGCGTCCAGCTCCGCCTGACGGCGGCCCGTGATGAAGACCCGCGCCCCCTCGGCGGCGAAACGCTTCGCCGTGGCGAGCCCGATTCCCCCATTGCCACCCGTCACCACGGCCACCTTGCCCTGCAGTTTGTTGCTCATCGTCGTGTCTCCCGGTCCTGGGCGAGGGCAGTCCGTCGCCTGTGGGAGGTACTTAACGGGGAACGATTGGCCCCACGGGTGGCGTTTATGGGAACCTGCGTTCCTGAATTGGAACGCCGAGGGCCGGATGCGGGACTTGAACGACATGTACTTCTTCACCGAGGTGGTCTCGAACGGAGGCTTCGCGCCGGCGGGCCGGGTGCTGCGGCAGCCCAAGTCGAAGCTCAGCCGCCGGGTGGCGCGGCTCGAGCAGAGCCTCGGGGTGCGGCTGATCGAACGCTCCTCGCGCAGCTTTCGCGTCACCGACGTGGGCCAGGCCTTCTACGACCACTGCCAGAACGTGCTGGCGGAGGTGAACCGGGCCGAGGCCGTGGTGGCCGCCACCCAGGGCGAGCCGCATGGGACCGTCCGGTTCAACTGCCCCCTGGGCCTCGTCGATTCGCTGGGGTGCCTGCTCGTCAGCTTCATGAATCGCTACCCCCGGGTGAACCTGCAGGTGGTGGCCACCAATCGGCGGGTCGATCTCATCGCCGAGCGCATCGACCTCGCGCTGCGCGTGAGCCCCCTGATGGATACCGACGCGGCCTTCACCGTGCGCAAGCTCCTGGAGAGCAACTGCATCCTCGTCGCATCGCCGACGTGGGCCCAGCGCCTCGCGGGGCGAGGCGTGGAGGAGCTGGCGTCGGTGCCCACCTTGAGCCTTTCCGAACACGAAGGGCAGGACACCTGGGCGTTCCTGGGGCCCGAGCAGCGGACGTTCACCCTGCAGCACAAGCCCCGCCTGTCCTGTGGAGATGGCCCGACCCTCCGCTCGGCGGCGATCGACGGGCTCGGGGTCGCCCTGTTGCCCGAACCCCTCTGCGGCGCCGCCGTGCGCTCGGGCCAGCTCGTCCGGGTGTTCCCCGACTGGCACACCCAGCAGGGCCTGGTCCACCTCGTCTACACCAGCCGCCGGGGCCTTCCCCCCCCGGTGTCCGCGTTGATCGCGCACCTGACGGAGCATGTCCGGGGGTTGACGTGCGCGAGGACGGAGCCCTGAGCTCGGGGCTGGGCCGCCCGCTGGGAGGCCACCCGTATCCCGTCAGGGCCAGGTCTTCTCGCCGGTGGGCTCAGGACGCCGGGTCATCCAGTTCGGGGTAGCGGCGGAAGATGCCCTGCTCGTTGAACGGCTGGGCGCGGGGGGAGTTCTTGTACGCGGCGATGCGGGGGCGCTCCGCGACCCGCTGACGCAAGGCCATGACGCCCGGGAACCGGGGCGCGACGCGGCGCATGGCGTTGGGAAAGGCATACGTCAGGCCTTGCACGAGCTGGAACAGCGCCAGCTCCGGGTAGCTGAAGTCCTGGCCGAGCAGGTACTTGCCCCCTCCCTGGGGATTCTCCTGGAGGACGCGCTCGAAGTAGCCCAGGTACTTCGGAAGGCGGTGGGCGCGGAAGTCCTCGGCGCGAGCCCTCGCGACCTCCTTCTGCTCTTCGTAGTACTTCATCACGGCGACAGGATGGTGGGTGTCGTGTGCCTCCGCGACCGCGTCCGCGATCGTGAGCTGCAATTGGCGCGCATGCAGACACGAGGTCTCGTCGGAGGGGACGAGACCGAAACGTTCGCCCAGATAGGAGCAGATGTTGGCGGTCTGGGAGAGCACGAGGTCACCCACCTTCAACAGAGGCGGCGCGTAGGCGGGCACGGGGCCCCGGCCCACCCGGTCCATGACGGCCTTGCCCCCCTCCTGGGAGGACATGCCCACATCCACCCAATCCGCGCCGGCCTCTTCGAGCACCAGTCGCACGAACTCGCCCCGGCCGGGGATGCCGGGCCAATAGTACAACTCGAACTTCACGTCGCTCATCTGGACTCTCCTCGCGTGGGCGTGCTGGCCGCCACGCCTGGTGGGCTCACCCGGCACTCCATCAACCGCGGGAGCGCCGTGAAAGCGAATCAGCCCCGACTCCCACCGAGATCTGCCGCGTAGAACGGCGCCAGCCGGGCGATGGCCTGATCCACGTACTCGGCCTTGCTGTACAGGTCGTAATGGCCCGCGCCCTCGACGACGAAGAACTCCTTCTGGGTGCGCGCGAGGTCGAAAAGCGTCTGGCCGTCTTCGTAGGAGCCCGTGATGCCGATGCGACCGCCGACGATGACCTGGAGCGGCTGCGTCAGCAGCTCGGGCACGAGGTGGAAGGCGTCGAATCCCAACAAGGCCCCGAAGCTGCGGAAGTAGACGCGGTTGGTGGAGTTCGTGTGGCGCCAGGGCGGCGTCCGGTAGAACCTGATGGCGTCGAGCACGTCGGGATCGGTGACTCCGGCGGCTTGTGCTTCTTCCAGGGTATCGGGAATCCAGGGGTCGCGGCGCTGCGCTCCGCCCCGCGCCTCGAGCGTCCGCTGCTGTCCGACCGCATCGAGGATTTTCAGGACGTCCGCCATCGGCTGCATGCGCCGGAACGCCCGACCGATATTGCTGGCCACCACCGTGCCCACCGCCTTGAACCGATGTTCGGTCAAAGCGGCGTTCACCGCATAGCCGCCCCCCGCGCAGATACCGAGCAGGCCGACACGGTTCTCGCCGACGTAGGGCAGCGTCATGAGGAAATCGACGGCGCAGCGAATGTCCTCCACGCGCGCTGACGGATCTTCCAGATCGCGGGGGTGGCCATCGCTTTCACCCTGGTAGGAAGGATCGAAGGTGAGCGTCACGAACCCACGGGCCGTCAGCCTGTCCGCGTAGATCGCGCCGATCTGCTCCTTCACGCTGCTCCCAGGCGTGGCGAGGACGATGGCCGCATGGGTACCGGCCTCGTCGAAGCCCTCGGGGAGGCGAAGGACACCCGCGAGGGTGAGGTTTCCGTTCCTGAACGAAATGCTTTTCAGCACGTGCGCCATCCCGTTGCTTCTCCTGGTGCGACAGGCTCCCGCCTGTCGTTCGGTGATGAATGCGGCGGCGTGGAGGCTTCCGACTGGGCAGGAGGCCGAAGCACGCCACGGAACCGTGGGTCATTCGGCGTCTTCGCATAGCGCGCGGGCGTCGTCCCCACGAGTCGCCGGAAGTGACGTGTCAGCTGCGCCTGGTCGTAGAAGCCCACCAAGGGGGCGAGTTCGGAGGGCCTCACCCCGCGGTGGAGCAGTTCCTTCGCACGGGCGACGCGCAGATGCGTGAGGTACGCGTGCGGAGGCATCCCGACCTGTGCGCGGAAGGCACGGCACAGATGGAACTTGTCGAGCTTCGCGTGCGTCGCGAGTTCCTCCAGGGAGATCGATTCCTCGAGGTGCTCGTGGATGAACGCCAGCGCGCGTCGCACGGGACGCGAGGGGTCCGACCGTGTGTCGCGGGTCGCCCCCAGCGCCTGGAGGGCCTCCGCGAGCGCCACCTCCAGCGTGAAGCGGTCCTCGCCGGAACAGGCCGCGTCGAGCAGCCGATGGAAGGGCGCGGCGCGAGGGTCACCGGGCTCGAACTGGGGCGTCACCACGGCGTCTGTCTCGCGAACGACCCGGGCCACGTCGTCCGTCGGCAAGAGGACGACGCTGAAGACCGTGGGTCCGCGATGCCGCAGGTGGCGCACCACGTCGCCGGGCCGCTTCAGGAGGATGCATCCGGACACCGAGCGCCGGATACACCCGCCGCCCCACCACTCGGTGTCGCCCTCGTCGATGCGCCCGATACCCCAGTGTTCCTTGATGCCGGTATGCAGCGATGTCGTCATGCCGCGCATCACGCGCAGGCCGGGAAGCGCGGCGGGAAGCTCGGTGAAGCTCTCCATCGGCGCAGTGTAGCGCGACCCCCGCCCGGGGCTTGGCGTTTCTTGGCGCGGCGTTCGTGCCAAGAAACGCCAAGTCCGGGGCGCCGCGCATCCGTAGAGAAGGGCCATGAGCGAAAAACAGCGGATCGCCTTGGGTTGCATGGGGATGTCTGGGGTGTACGGCAAGACGGACGACACGAAGAGCATCGCCGTCATCCACGCCGCCATCGCGCACGGCATCACCCTCCTGGACACCGGTGACTTCTATGCCTCCGGACACAACGAGCTGCTCATTGGCAAGGCCATCGCTGGCCGCCGGGACAAGGTCCAGCTCTCCGTGAAGTTCGGCATGATGCGGGGGCCCGACGGTGCCCCCGTGGGGGTCGACACACGGCCCGCCGCGGTGAAGAACTTCCTGACCTACTCGCTGATGCGGCTTGGGACCGATCACGTCGACGTCTACCGCCCGGCGCGTCTGGATCCCACGGTGCCCATCGAGGACACCGTTGGCGCCATCGCGGATCTGGTGAAGGCCGGCTACGTCCGGAAGATCGGTCTGTCCGAGGTCGGCCCGGAGACCCTCCGCCGCGCGGCGAAGGTGCATCCGATCGCCGACCTGCAGATCGAGTACTCCCTCGTCAGCCGCGATCCCGAGGACGCCATCTTCCCGATCCTCCATGAGCTGGGCATGGGCGCCACCCTCTACGGTGTCCTGTCTCGGGGCTTGCTCCCGGCGAGCCCGCTCCAGCCGGGAGACGCGCGGGCCCACATGCCGCGCTTCAGTGGGGACAACGCCGCGGCGAACGCCAGGCTGGTCGCGGCGCTGCGGGACCTCGCGGAGAAGTGGGGCCTGTCGCCCGGGCAACTGGCGATCGGGTACGTGCTCGGCAAGGCGCCGCGCTTCACGCCGACACTGGGCATGCGCACCCTGGAGCAGCTCGACGAGGCACTCGCCGCGAAGCCGTTGACCGCGGACCAGATCACGCAGGTCGAGAAGCTTGTCCCACGCGGTGCCATCGCGGGCACACGCTACCCGGCCGCGCACATGGCCCACCTCGACAGTGAGCGTCGCTAGGGCGGTACGCGGCTTCACAGGGCCGGAGTGAGCGACATCACACCTCGGGGAAGGGGGCCTTGTATGCTCTCGACCTCCCCCCGGCCCGTGGGCAGTGCCCACTCCTGAAAAGACCTCTCATGTCCTACGCGGCGCTCCTCGTCCATGTCCCCATGTTCTCCTCGCTCGGCCCCGAGGACCTGGAGCAGCTCTCCGCGGTCCTGCAGCCCTGGCGCTACAGCAAGGGGGAGGTCATCTTCCATCAGGGCGACGTGGCGACGGCACTCTACATCGTGCGCAAGGGCGAGGTGTCCATCCGGCTGAGCACCTCGGAGGGCAAGGAGCGGCTGCTGACGCTGCTCAAGCGGGGGGACTCCTTCGGTGAGATGGCGCTGCTGGACGGCGAGCCGCGCTCGACGGACGCGGTGGCCCGGGAGGAGACGTCGGTGCTGCGGCTGCAGCGCGAGGACTTCCAGCGCTTCGTGGAAACGCGCCCCTGGGTGGCCATGCGCATGCTGGCCGAGATGAGCCGGGTCATCCGCCGGATCACCCGGCGCGTGTATGACGCGAGCTTCCTGGATGCGCGCTCGCGCCTGGCGCGGGTGCTGCTGGACATGGTCGAGGAGCAGGGCGGGGCGGCCGCTCAGGAAGCGGTGCTGGCCTCCCAGTTGACCCAATCAGACCTCGCGCACCTGTGCGGACTGACGCGCGAGAGCACCAACAAGTGCCTGCGTGCCATGGCGCGTGACGGCATCCTGTCCTACGAGGACGGCCGCATCACGGTGCTGAAGGTCACGGAGTTGCGCGCCAACGCGGACTGACGGCCGACTCACGTTCCAGACGATTCCCGCCACTCCAACCGGTGCAGGCTCAGGGCTTCCTGCTTGCCCTTCACCCAGGTGGCGGGCAAGGGGTGGGCGGGCCAGGCGCGATCCTTCCACCGCTCGAAAGTGGTGGCGTTCATGCAGATCTCCCCGTCCCCCGCGGCGGAGCACACCCGGCTGGCGACGTTGGTCGCATCCCCGATGGTGGCGTACTGCAGGTATTTCTCGGAGCCGATGTTGCCGGCCGCCACGCGCCCCGTGTTCAGGCCCACGTGGATGTTCAACTCGGGCCGACCCTGGGCCCGCCAACGGGTGTTGAGTTGGGCCAGGGCTTGCTGCATCTCCACCGCGGCGCGCACGGCCCGGTCCACGTCATCCCCATGGGAGAAGGGCGCGCCCCATACCGCCATCAGCGCGTCGCCGATGTACTTCTCCAGCGTGCCCTCGTACTTGAAGACGATCTCCGCCATCACCGGGAAGTAGTCATTGAGCAACTCCACCACCTGCCGGGGCTCCAGCGTGGAGGAGAGCGCGGTGAAGCCACTGATGTCGGAGAAGAGCACGGTCACCTCCGTCTCCTGGGTCTCCAGCGAGCCGCCCCGGGCCATCCGCAGCTTCTTGAGCGTGGTGGGCGGGAAGAAGCGCATCAGCACGGCCTCTTCCTCGAGCCGCCGCACCAGCAGCGCGTTGTCGATGGCGATGGCCGCCTGATTGGCGAAGGCGGTGAGGAACTCCAGATCCTCGTCGGTGAAGCCGTTGGGGCGGGTGAGGTTGTCCACGTACAGCACGCCCAGCACCTCGTCGCGAGGCTTGAGCGGGGCACACATGGAGGACTGGATGGACTGCCGCATCACCGACGAGGCCGCGTCCAGGCGGAGATCCCGCCGGGCATCGGCGAAGAGCGCCGCCACGCTCTGCGTCCGCGTGTAGTCGACGATGCGCTGGCTGTAGAAGGCGCCCGAGGGTTTTTCTCCCGTGGACAGGCGCGACACGCGCGGCGTGAGCCTCCCCGTGGCGGGGTCCGCCATCAGGAGGGCGGCGCGGCTCACGTCCATGATCTGGAAGAGCAGCTCCAGGATGCGCTCCAGCAAGGCATCGAGGGAGCCTGGCGAGGAGAGCAACTGGCTCACCTTGAGCAGCACCTGGAGCTTGCTCTGGGCCCGCTCTGCTTGCTCCGTGGGCCGCACCCGGATGGCGGACTGGTCCAGACGCTCCGCGCGCCGATCCAGCAGGTCGTCCATCGGGCCTGGGAGCAGCTGGGTGCGAAGGGACCGCAGCTGGGTCGATGACAGGTCCAGGGGCAGTTCGTGCGCGGTGGGGACGAGCTTGAACCGCACCTCGCCACACCGGAACGCCCCGCCGTCCTTCAACTCATGGCGGCTGATTCGCTGCTCGTCGACGAATGTCCCATTCTTGCTGTTCAGGTCGACCAGCACGACCCGCTCGTCCTGGCGTTCGAGCTGCGCATGCCGCCGCGAGAGGCTCTTGTGCAGGATGCACAAGGTGCTCTCCTCGGTGCGTCCGATCGTCACGGGGCCTTCGGGGAGATCGAACACCTGCTCGTCCGTCAGCCCTGGATTCATGATGAGCTGCATGGGGCGGGGCTTCCTTAGCGGGTGTTGTCTTCCTTCTTGGCCACGAGCCTGGCGGGCACGTGCACGTGCGGCACGTTCTCCTCGATGGAGGCCGTCCGATCCGCGCTGGAGACGCGTTGTTCCCGACGGGCCACGACCTCCTGCACGCCCAGGGGCAGGGCGGAGCCGGGGATGAGCCTCGACCCGAGCGCCCTGCACTCGAATTCCTCCTCCACGCGCGCTTGGAGGTGCTCGGCGATGAGGAGCTGGTCCTTGTCGGCGAGCACCGCCAGCCGGGCCGCGGTGTTCACCGTCGTGCCGAGCACCGTGTAGTCCAGCTGGCCCAGCCCCTTGGCGCCGATGCTGCCGCAGATGAGCTCCCCGGAGTCCAGGCCCATGTTCACCCCATGGACATAGGGGGAGTCCTCGCCATACCGGAAGGCCATGGCGCGCAGCTGCAGCCGGGCCGCGAGACAGGCTTCCAGACCCCGGCGCAGATGCCCCGGGCCCTGGAACACGGCCATCACCGCGTCGCCCACGAACTTGTCCACGAGGCCCCCGCGCGCGAGCAGCTCGGCGACGATGACCTCGAAGTTGGCATTCAGCCGGCGGATGACGGCCTCGGGCTGGGCCTTGCCCGTGATGGGCGTGAAGTCCTTCAGGTCCAGGAAGGCCACCGTGGCCTCCATGCGCTCGCCGTCCACCAGATCGGGGCCGAGCATCAACGGCGCCATCCGATCGAGGATGCCCCCATTCACGAACATCCGCAGCAGGTGGTTCTCCTCGGCGGAGCGCACCATCTGCCGCAGCTCGGTCACTTGCTTGAGTGCCTTGGTGAGCGTGGCCTCCAGATCCTGGAAGTCGATGGGCTTGACGAGGAAGTCGAAGGCCCCGTGGTTCATCGCCACCCGGATGTTGCCCATGTTGCTGTAGGCCGAGACCATGATGACCTTGGCGAGCGGGTTCACCTCGCCCACCCGCGCGAGGAACGTGAGCCCGTCCATGCGCGGCATGTTGATGTCGGAGAGGATCACCTGGGTGTCGGGGTGCTGGCGCAGCTTCGCCAGGGCGTCCTCGCCGTCACTGGCGAAGACGAACTCGTAGACGGCATCACGCAATTGCTTGCGGAAGCGCTGACGCATCAGCAGCTCCACGTCGGGCTCGTCGTCGATGACCATGATCTTCGCGGCCCGGGCCGGACGGCTCTTCTCCAACAACTCGGCGAAGGCCGAGGCCAGCTCCCGCGCGGACTGGAACCGCCGCGAGGGCTCGACATGCAGGGCGCGCGCGAAGAAGGCATCCACGCCCTGGCCCAGCTCGGGCACCCATTGCGAGGGGGGCTCCGCCACGGCGCGGCCTCGGCTCATCTCGCCGAGGGCATCCGCGGAGAAGGGAAAGCGACCGGTCAAGGCCCGGTAGGCCACCACCGCGAACGACCACAGGTCCGTGCGGTGATCGACCCGGGCGTCGCCCCGCATCTGCTCGGGGCTCATGTACCGCAGCGTGCCCATCACCTGGCCCGGCTGCTCGGACGAGGATGAGGATGCGCCGCCCTCCCACCGGGCCAGTCCGAAGTCGAGCACCTTCACCACTTCCTCGCCATCGCCCCGGGCGAGGAAGAGGTTGGCGGGCTTGAGATCCCGGTGGATGACGCCGGACGCATGCGCCGAGGCGAGCGCGCGGGCGATCTGGTTGAGCAACGAGGCGACCACGGCGGGCTCCAGACGCCCCTGCCGCTCGAGTCGTGCCTCGAGGTCTTCCCCCTCGAGCAACTCCATCACGATGTAGGGCGTGTCACCATCCACGCCATAGTCGTGGACCTGCACCACATGCGGATTGCGCAACTGCGCGATCGCCATCGCCTCCCGCTCGAACTGATGACGCGCGGAGTAGGAGTCGATGCGCTCGGGTGCCATCAGCTTGAGCGCGACCCGTCGCTTCAACTGGGAATCGAGCGCGACCCAGATGGCGCCCATCCCACCGCCCGCGATCTTGCGCTCCAACTGGTACCTGCTCCCGATACGGCGAAAGGACATGCGCCATCCATCCAGATCCGACGACCCGGCCTCCGGCTCCGAGACAGTGAGAGTGGTTGAATCCAGCTCCCCCTCGGGCCTTCTCGAACGGGCGCATGATGGCACAAG includes:
- a CDS encoding protein kinase domain-containing protein; amino-acid sequence: MSFRRIGSRYQLERKIAGGGMGAIWVALDSQLKRRVALKLMAPERIDSYSARHQFEREAMAIAQLRNPHVVQVHDYGVDGDTPYIVMELLEGEDLEARLERQGRLEPAVVASLLNQIARALASAHASGVIHRDLKPANLFLARGDGEEVVKVLDFGLARWEGGASSSSSEQPGQVMGTLRYMSPEQMRGDARVDHRTDLWSFAVVAYRALTGRFPFSADALGEMSRGRAVAEPPSQWVPELGQGVDAFFARALHVEPSRRFQSARELASAFAELLEKSRPARAAKIMVIDDEPDVELLMRQRFRKQLRDAVYEFVFASDGEDALAKLRQHPDTQVILSDINMPRMDGLTFLARVGEVNPLAKVIMVSAYSNMGNIRVAMNHGAFDFLVKPIDFQDLEATLTKALKQVTELRQMVRSAEENHLLRMFVNGGILDRMAPLMLGPDLVDGERMEATVAFLDLKDFTPITGKAQPEAVIRRLNANFEVIVAELLARGGLVDKFVGDAVMAVFQGPGHLRRGLEACLAARLQLRAMAFRYGEDSPYVHGVNMGLDSGELICGSIGAKGLGQLDYTVLGTTVNTAARLAVLADKDQLLIAEHLQARVEEEFECRALGSRLIPGSALPLGVQEVVARREQRVSSADRTASIEENVPHVHVPARLVAKKEDNTR